The Synchiropus splendidus isolate RoL2022-P1 chromosome 1, RoL_Sspl_1.0, whole genome shotgun sequence genome includes a window with the following:
- the prrc2c gene encoding protein PRRC2C isoform X3 — MSEKSGQSTKAKDGKTKYATLSLFNTYKGKSLETQKTAVAARHGLQSLGKVAVSRRMPPPANLPSLKAENKGNDPNVNIVPKDGSGWASRTETGDERQQETPPPQSKPPVIQSQEVSVVGSRSWANNKQIQLDGAQRVSSHFHQEFPSLQAAGEGEKDGQEEEPYGPGPSLRPQNVGSWREGGGRNLNTTFSPSEMENRAPEEVGTGPGTSSTPEEADDLGRNTTTDSQREKRDGRERLPPSGPPHPKLNGGQQPAGVPTHFDPAFRSMMPPYMSFSQSHGNVRYPAQQDSTNRGPRSTRPQQPPSQAWLQDPDRPSIISATELKELDNLDTDADEGWAGAQMEVDYTEKLNFSDDEENHAAKDKGESWDWMSKVDRSKSRPPEGQDTWKEGSEDRGSSKTSWADNVDSTGPPKSAAPQDYQSGNRSVSSGASRGVKPSTTPTPSGDEDSDAWRQKRKKPEVSEAVERARRRREEEERKMEEQRLAACAEKLKRLNEKHRQTTELKSAPLQPSNEPTVLAKEEVPTLAPPPASSPVPSIPVSQSQPPQVQPSVPERTDQEKERVEQDHVLVDPGDGESHDCQPSSPVQRSQTLAPESLGKGESVLSEVGPLVEESQNERTTVPIRDYFNIDDSRGDDPHLSLPHLDSPISEDVPVTQPQLEGEAAMAMRPSLSSGYSKQFQKSLPPRFLRQQEQMKQQQWQQQQQQQQQHSGGNVSPSGAGGVPPTQQQQHRSMYQPMAPHHQHLASMGFDPRWLMMQSYMDPRMMSGRPPMDMPANIHPGRMPPKQIARRDQGDHSSSSSDSFDHLTRPIRDHGLPDSRMVWGSDPYQQAEALPSATPKIRDDIKEPRMDSGLDLDRGLPGMYPQDHNTLDSRKSNFFRDTSDSMSAFSQGPDDGPLDRVQVGPGFDPEEPGLPSGEEVEALGQAMLKRSVSQGSSNSLKLEEPRFDGLTLVTKSMELQDSGGRLEDKPQNEMYSQAPITNNRATPPADGLHKQEKLPLPVSGKQKPELRWGGRSGPGRRDGPGGERPLRRSGPIKKPVLRDMKEEREQREEREKRHERGDRGERPKKEQSSKAPTVAAALLESSKPQSEVKKETEVVESLAVHPKARDPLPSSGPPTSSSQEDKADKPLSNDKLPELKLPPRKDSNLPPRSYRRDDRDRERDRERELDREREWPIDTNFKGRGRGEYYSRGRSYRGTYSGRGRGNRGRSRAEYPYREPRSRSDLPSGVAAFRNREESETRSESSDFEVIPKRRRRRGSDTDSESEGGRESASDTGPSDREPSTKPNRPLRRDFPGEVRSGPHKPGFGPPHMGEKVGARGEEDIRPKPGFLPKGEPSRRGRGGLYSRRGGPRERGGPRTAPLRRPPTRDSSSQWPSKPMETFRPEDMEPASRFDNLHHDRRPPKSEGKKFGDSVLQSSRERPRRARPARPPRQDKPPRFRRLKEREAAVLASGDAAPPGPLPSVPACGVSNSAQMSPTPTLSRAPGTPITVPAEATTPAPNMSSTIETPLSDTSSPPVTAAGTKSPDLSNQNSSDQANEEWETASESSDFNERREREERKGAVEIAKEVSTTSAPAPPQRSLTPNKSPSDGVVSPKRDGAISAKRSFSNQRPLERPNRRGNTGTKPGRSYPGAKGERRGGAKTGRKGPANQQNQDPNATAGGPAQRQTKDQSVRRKEEAKQAAKKPKENALSQFDLNNYASVVIIDDHPEVTTTDDLQSCTNDDGFTEVVSRKQQKRLQDEEKRKKEEQTPQNWGKKGSGDKNRGSGGKLPPRFAKKQSSQQQSQPQSQLPPPPPPQQQQQQQQQQQQQQQLPPPPPQQQHLAPQSQPTVASTPLTPQQAPAAAPPNGQNPPSQAAAPPQPLESAAATPATLASIAPSTVDFPSKNMPAAPVQPHSTLGTELWENKVAGSTVLPDVKKLGPISPPQPPSVSAWNKPLNAFTGAVPSEGAKPSSDSSVDLAIDSIQFGAPSSAGSTDSDGVPALLETDNKLPAPKEQRQKQPRGGPVKTQKLPDIEPVETKEYKPGPIGKERSLKNRKAKDARGGEVEVMEGGVPGGGVGRAADSSPTTSEATVPEMGGDIEGMITVPSAEYTSNSKESVTDYTTPSASLADSVPTGGSKMEDSLVANVALPHSLPLPRRETLQQTTSLSTVSPATVDLTLKMESARKAWENSPSLEKNSPVTSSSSPITSCASSYSFSSASMPQIPVASVTPSTSLSGSGTYTTSSLSTKTSTASDPPNICKVKPQQLQSGGLSSSNSSGSSSSFSQLGCVPPLHPQQQQQTPQVYVSQSAAAQIPAFYMDTSHLFNTPHPRLAPPSLAQQQGFQPGLSQPTAVQQIPIPIYAPLQGQPQHQHTHQAQLGLGTGPPVSQTQDLFSSSLQPYRSQQAFMQSSLSQPSMMLSGPSLHSYPGVQGPDLGKPQSNLAYQQPSSTQHIPILFEPQLNQPSGMGGSQLIDTHLLQARQGMNQHSNIYSGQVQQHGQSSYYSNTQSPSSALQQVTVPLPGSQLSLANFGSGGGQPLLALPPTPPQAQPPNMSRQPPVSQPYRGMMGPNHNMMQPPTNKMDMDLKLFGSGMDVKPGTPPVSARSTTPTSTQYRASSTSPSSQSSKMNSMLYQKQFQPSSNNMRMTQHFPGQFNPQILSQPNLVSPLVRPPHANSFTGGMQRSAMGPPMSANVGGGLMPHPRPQHPQHSQHPPRGSSGPPLAPRGTQAALKAEQDLKAKQRAEVLQSTHKFFEQQQQQQQLKAQVSKAPRLDQGVKPAIDTVAPNHQTGSERPDSDKPPISAPKPIRTGPIKPQAIKTEESK; from the exons ATGTCAGAGAAGTCAGGGCAGAGCACCAAGGCAAAGGATGGCAAAACAAAGTATGCAACCCTTAGCCTCTTCAACACCTACAAGGGAAAATCTCTGGAAACCCAGAAAACTGCTG TGGCTGCCAGACATGGACTCCAGAGTTTGGGTAAAGTGGCTGTCAGTCGGCGCATGCCCCCACCAGCCAACCTTCCCAGCCTGAAGGCAGAGAACAAGGGAAACGACCCCAACGTCAACATTGTTCCCAAAGACGGAAGCGGCTGGGCATCTCGAACTGAAACAGGAGACGAGAG GCAACAAGAAACACCTCCACCCCAGAGCAAACCACCAGTGATTCAGTCACAAGAGGTTTCGGTTGTAGGAAGCCGTTCCTGGGCAAACAACAAGCAAATACAACTTGACG GAGCGCAACGTGTGAGCAGCCATTTTCACCAGGAGTTTCCCAGCTTACAGGCAGCTGGTGAGGGAGAAAAAGACGGTCAAGAGGAGGAGCCTTATGGACCTGGTCCCAGCCTTCGACCTCAAA ATGTTGGCAGTTGGCGTGAAGGCGGTGGACGAAATTTGAACACTACATTCAGCCCCTCAGAGATGGAGAACAGGGCTCCAGAGGAGGTTGGAACAGGCCCTGGTACCTCCTCTACCCCTGAGGAAGCTGATGATCTAGGTCGAAATACTACCACCGACAGccagagggagaagagagaTGGCCGGGAAAGGTTACCCCCCTCTGGCCCTCCACACCCTAAACTCAATGGTGGCCAGCAGCCTGCTGGTGTGCCCACCCATTTTGACCCTGCTTTCAGGAGCATGATGCCACCCTAT ATGTCGTTTAGTCAGAGCCACGGAAATGTCCGATACCCCGCTCAACAAGACTCAACAAA TAGGGGTCCACGATCGACTAGACCTCAGCAGCCACCCTCTCAGGCGTGGCTTCAAGACCCGGACAGGCCATCGATTATTAGTGCCACTGAATTGAAAGAGCTGGATAATCTTGACACCGATGCCGATGAAGGCTGGGCTG GAGCTCAAATGGAGGTGGACTACACAGAGAAACTGAACttcagtgatgatgaagagaaTCACGCTGCTAAAGACAAAGGAGAAAGCTG GGACTGGATGAGTAAAGTTGATCGGTCAAAATCGCGACCACCAGAAGGCCAGGACACCTGGAAGGAGGGGTCAGAAGACCGTGGCAGCAGTAAAACATCGTGGGCTGACAATGTAGATTCCACCGGTCCTCCTAAATCAGCTGCTCCTCAGGATTACCAG AGTGGAAATCGTTCAGTCAGCAGTGGGGCATCTCGTGGTGTCAAACCTTCAACTACGCCAACTCCTAGTGGTGATGAGGACTCTGATGCATGGAGACAAAAGCGTAAAAAGCCAGAAGTTTCTGAAGCTGTAGAACGGGCCaggcggaggagagaggaagaagagcgaAAGATGGAGGAACAGCGGCTTGCTGCCTGTGCTGAGAAACTCAAACGTCTCAatgaaaaacacaggcaaactACTGAGCTGAAATCTGCCCCATTGCAGCCCAGTAACGAGCCAACTGTACTAGCCAAAGAAGAGGTGCCCACATTGGCGCCACCTCCTGCATCCAGTCCTGTACCGTCAATTCCAGTTTCCCAATCACAGCCGCCTCAAGTCCAGCCCTCTGTACCTGAAAGGACAGATCAGGAGAAGGAGAGGGTGGAGCAAGACCATGTATTAGTTGACCCAGGAGACGGAGAGAGTCATGATTGTCAGCCTAGCTCTCCGGTCCAGAGAAGCCAGACTCTAGCGCCAGAGTCTCTTGGTAAAGGAGAGTCAGTTTTGTCTGAAGTTGGTCCCCTGGTAGAGGAGAGTCAAAATGAAAGGACAACAGTGCCTATCCGAGACTATTTCAACATTGATGACAGCAGAG GGGATGACCCTCACCTGTCATTACCTCACTTGGACTCTCCCATAAGTGAAGATGTTCCTGTTACACAGCCACAATTGGAGGGAGAGGCAGCCATGGCCATGCGGCCATCTCTGTCCTCTGGTTATTCCAAACAGTTTCAGAAGTCCCTGCCCCCTCGCTTCCTCAGGCAACAG GAGCAGATGAAACAGCAACAatggcagcaacaacaacagcagcagcaacaacatagTGGGGGTAATGTGTCACCATCTGGTGCAGGTGGAGTCCCACCAACTCAGCAACAGCAACATCGCTCCATGTATCAGCCCATGGCGCCTCACCATCAACACCTGGCCTCAATGGGATTTGATCCACGTTGGCTCATGATGCAATCTTACATGGACCCACGCATGATGTCTGGACGCCCTCCAATGGATATGCCAGCTAATATTCATCCGG GGAGGATGCCTCCAAAACAAATTGCACGGAGAGATCAAGGTGACCACTCCAGTTCAAGCTCAGATTCTTTCGACCATTTAACCAGACCAATTCGTGATCATGGATTACCAGATTCACGGATGGTGTGGGGGTCTGACCCATACCAACAAGCAGAAGCACTACCATCTGCAACTCCTAAAATACGAGATGATATCAAGGAACCAAG AATGGACTCTGGTTTGGATCTTGACAGGGGTCTGCCTGGAATGTACCCTCAAGACCACAATACATTGGACTCTCGAAAAAGCAACTTCTTTCGGGACACCTCTGATTCTATGTCTGCATTTTCCCAAGGACCAGATGATGGACCATTAGACCGTGTCCAGGTTGGTCCAGGATTTGATCCTGAGGAGCCTGGCCTACCAAGTGGTGAGGAAGTGGAAGCTCTAGGCCAAGCTATGCTCAAAAGGAGTGTCTCCCAGGGCTCAAGTAACTCCCTGAAACTTGAAGAGCCTAGGTTTGATGGTTTGACACTAGTAACGAAATCAATGGAGCTACAGGACAGTGGGGGCCGACTGGAGGACAAAcctcaaaatgaaatgtactCACAGGCTCCAATAACAAATAACAGAGCTACACCTCCCGCTGATGGACTCCACAAACAAGAAAAGCTCCCTCTGCCTGTCTCAGGCAAACAGAAACCGGAGCTGCGATGGGGTGGAAGAAGCGGGCCAGGTCGTAGAGACGGACCTGGTGGAGAAAGGCCTCTCCGCAGGTCGGGACCTATTAAGAAGCCAGTTTTACGAGACATGAAAGAAGAGAGGGAGCAAAGAGAAGAAAGGGAGAAGCGTCATGAGAGGGGTGATCGTGGAGAAAGGCCTAAAAAGGAACAGTCGTCCAAAGCTCCAACTGTGGCTGCTGCTTTGTTGGAAAGCTCCAAACCTcaaagtgaagtgaagaagGAAACTGAGGTTGTGGAGTCCCTGGCTGTTCATCCAAAAGCAAGGGACCCTCTGCCCTCTTCTGGGCCTCCCACCTCCTCTTCACAGGAGGATAAAGCTGACAAACCACTCAGTAATGACAAACTTCCAGAACTTAAACTACCCCCTAGAAAGGACTCTAATCTTCCTCCTAGAAGCTACAGAAGAGATGACCGGGACCGAGAGAGggacagggagagagagttgGATAGGGAAAGAGAGTGGCCCATAGACACAAATTTCAAAGGCCGTGGTCGGGGAGAGTATTACTCTAGAGGTCGGAGCTACCGGGGGACATACAGTGGGCGCGGCAGGGGCAACCGTGGACGAAGCAGAGCAGAATATCCGTATCGAGAACCTCGTTCACGGTCTGATTTGCCATCAGGTGTGGCTGCTTTTCGCAATCGGGAGGAAAGTGAGACTCGCAGTGAGAGTTCAGACTTTGAGGTTATCCCAAAACGTAGACGCCGGAGAGGTTCTGACACAGATTCTGAAAGCGAAGGAGGGAGAGAATCTGCAAGCGACACAGGGCCTTCAGATCGTGAGCCAAGTACAAAGCCGAACCGTCCACTAAGACGGGACTTCCCAGGGGAGGTTCGGTCAGGCCCACACAAGCCAGGATTTGGTCCTCCTCACATGGGGGAAAAGGTTGGTGCTCGAGGTGAAGAAGACATTAGACCCAAGCCAGGATTTCTACCAAAAGGAGAGCCATCTCGAAGGGGCAGAGGAGGATTGTATAGCAGACGAGGTGGCCCAAGAGAACGTGGTGGGCCTCGCACAGCCCCTCTTAGACGGCCACCAACGAGAGACTCATCTTCGCAATGGCCTTCCAAGCCCATGGAGACATTCAGACCCGAAGATATGGAGCCTGCATCAAGATTTGACAATCTTCATCATGACAGACGTCCACCAAAATCCGAGGGAAAGAAATTTGGAGATAGTGTTTTACAGAGTAGCAGAGAACGGCCTCGTCGAGCCAGGCCTGCACGACCTCCCAGACAGGACAAACCACCTCGTTTTCGACGACTAAAAGAACGTGAAGCTGCAGTCTTAGCTAGTGGAGATGCTGCTCCTCCAGGCCCGCTACCATCAGTGCCTGCTTGCGGTGTCTCAAACTCTGCTCAAATGTCTCCGACTCCAACTCTGTCAAGAGCACCTGGAACACCCATAACTGTTCCTGCTGAAGCTACTACACCTGCACCAAATATGTCCTCTACCATAGAGACACCCCTTTCTGACACAAGCAGCCCCCCTGTCACGGCAGCAGGCACCAAATCCCCTGACTTGTCAAACCAGAACTCCTCTGATCAAGCCAATGAGGAATGGGAAACTGCATCAGAAAGCAGCGACTTTAATGAAAGAAGGGAGCgagaggaaaggaaaggagCAGTTGAGATCGCGAAAGAAGTGTCTACTACTTCAGCACCCGCACCTCCTCAACGCTCTCTGACACCCAACAAAAGCCCATCTGATGGTGTTGTCAGTCCCAAGCGTGATGGCGCCATTTCAGCAAAGAGAAGCTTCTCGAACCAGAGGCCTTTAGAACGCCCAAATCGTCGAGGCAACACAGGAACCAAACCTGGTCGCAGCTATCCAGGTGCGAAGGGAGAAAGAAGGGGTGGAGCCAAAACAGGTCGTAAAGG ACCTGCTAATCAGCAAAACCAAGACCCAAATGCAACAGCAGGAGGACCAGCTCAGAGGCAAACTAAGGATCAGTCAGTTCGTCGCAAAGAGGAGGCCAAACAAGCTGCcaagaagcccaaagagaacgCCCTGTCCCAGTTTGACCTCAACAATTATGCCA GTGTTGTGATCATTGATGATCATCCGGAGGTGACCACCACAGATGACCTGCAGTCCTGCACCAATGATGATGGTTTTACAGAAGTAGTCTCAAGAAAGCAGCAAAAACGCCTGCAGGATgaggagaaaaggaaaaaggaagaaCAGACTCCTCAG AACTGGGGCAAAAAGGGCTCAGGTGACAAGAATAGAGGCAGTGGAGGCAAGCTGCCACCAAGATTTGCGAAAAAGCAATCTTCACAGCAGCAATCGCAACCGCAATCACagctgccaccaccaccacctccgcagcagcagcagcagcagcagcagcaacaacaacaacagcagcagctgccaccACCACCGCCACAACAGCAACATCTGGCGCCCCAGTCTCAGCCCACTGTGGCCTCGACTCCCCTGACTCCACAGCAAGCTCCTGCCGCTGCTCCGCCAAATGGTCAGAATCCCCCGAGCCAAGCTGCAGCACCTCCCCAACCACTGGAAAGTGCAGCTGCAACACCTGCAACTCTGGCCTCAATTGCTCCTTCAACTGTAGACTTCCCCTCCAAGAACATGCCCGCAGCACCTGTGCAGCCCCATAGCACTCTGGGTACCGAACTTTGGGAGAACAAGGTAGCAGGCTCTACAGTCCTTCCCGACGTCAAAAAGC TTGGTCCCATCAGCCCTCCGCAGCCTCCTTCTGTCAGTGCCTGGAACAAACCGCTAAACGCCTTCACTGGAGCTGTCCCTTCTGAG GGAGCGAAGCCTTCGTCCGATTCTAGTGTGGATTTGGCAATCGACAGTATTCAGTTTGGAGCACCGTCATCCGCTGGCAGCACCGACAGTGACGGAGTTCCTGCTTTGTTAGAAACCGACAACAAGTTACCCGCTCCCAAAGAGCAGAGACAGAAGCAGCCTCGTGGTGGCCCAGTCAAAACCCAGAAG CTCCCTGACATTGAACCCGTGGAAACCAAGGAGTACAAGCCCGGACCCATTGGCAAGGAGCGTTCTTTGAAAAATCGCAAGGCTAAAGATGCACGTGGAGGTGAAGTAGAGGTCATGGAGGGTGGAGTGCCTGGTGGAGGTGTAGGCAGGGCCGCAGACTCCAGTCCTACCACTAGTGAGGCAACAGTTCCTGAGATGGGAGGAGATATAGAGGGTATGATCACAGTACCCTCTGCAGAGTACACCAGTAACTCTAAG GAGTCAGTAACGGACTACACCACCCCATCTGCTTCGCTGGCTGACAGTGTTCCCACAGGAGGAAGTAAAATGGAAGATAGTCTGGTGGCCAAT GTGGCACTCCCTCATTCATTGCCTCTTCCTCGACGAGAGACCCTGCAACAGACAACCAGTCTCAGCACAGTTTCGCCTGCTACAGTCGATCTTACCTTGAAG ATGGAATCTGCCAGAAAGGCATGGGAGAACTCGCCCAGCTTGGAAAAGAACTCGCCAGTTACATCGTCTTCCTCTCCCATCACCTCCTGTGCATCTTCTTATTCGTTTTCATCAGCCTCCATGCCCCAGATCCCGGTAGCGTCGGTCACACCCAGCACCTCTCTGTCAG GGTCGGGTACCTACACCACATCATCTCTCAGCACCAAGACCTCCACTGCCTCAGACCCTCCTAACATCTGTAAGgtgaagcctcagcagctgcagagtggaggactctcctcctccaacagtagcggcagcagcagcagcttctctcaGTTGGGCTGTGTTCCACCATTACacccccagcagcagcagcagaccccCCAGGTTTATGTGTCACAATCTGCAGCAG CTCAGATTCCAGCCTTCTACATGGACACCAGCCATCTTTTCAACACCCCACACCCTCGCTTGGCTCCACCATCTCTGGCCCAGCAGCAGGGGTTCCAGCCGGGTCTGTCTCAG CCCACAGCAGTGCAACAGATTCCCATTCCCATTTACGCTCCACTGCAAGGCCAGCCTCAACATCAACATACTCACCAGGCTCAGCTGGGACTTGGCACTGGTCCACCAGTTTCCCAGACACAGGACTTGTTCAGTTCCTCACTCCAGCCTTACAG GTCTCAGCAGGCGTTcatgcagagcagcctgtcacaGCCCTCGATGATGCTGTCAGGACCCTCGCTTCACAGCTACCCTGGCGTGCAGGGTCCTGATCTTGGAAAGCCTCAGTCAAACCTGGCGTACCAGCAGCCCTCATCGACTCAGCACATCCCGATTCTGTTTGAGCCCCAACTCAACCAGCCGTCTGGAATGGGCGGCTCACAGCTGATAGACACTCACCTGCTGCAG GCTCGACAGGGGATGAATCAGCATTCAAACATCTACTCGGGGCAGGTACAACAACATGGTCAGAGTAGTTACTACAGCAACACCCAGTCGCCCAGTTCTGCACTGCAACAG GTGACGGTGCCACTTCCTGGATCCCAGCTGTCTTTGGCGAACTTTGGTTCTGGTGGAGGTCAGCCACTCCTGGCGTTGCCTCCCACTCCTCCCCAGGCACAGCCTCCCAACATGAGCCGACAGCCTCCCGTCTCCCAGCCGTACAGAGGCATGATGGGCCCAAACCACAACATGATGCAGCCTCCCACCAACAAG ATGGACATGGATCTGAAACTCTTTGGCAGTGGGATGGATGTGAAGCCTGGAACACCTCCCGTCAGTGCCCGGAGCACTACTCCCACCTCCACTCAGTACAG GGCCAGCTCCACCTCCCCAAGTAGCCAGTCCAGTAAGATGAACAGCATGTTGTACCAGAAGCAGTTTCAACCAAGCTCCAACAACATGAGAATGACGCAGCACTTTCCTGGACAGTTCAACCCGCAG ATTCTGTCGCAGCCCAACCTCGTCTCCCCTTTAGTTCGACCTCCACATGCTAATTCCTTTACTGGAGGAATGCAGCGCTCTGCAATGGGCCCTCCAATGTCAGCCAATGTGGGTGGTGGTCTGATGCCTCATCCCAGACCCCAACACCCACAGCACAGCCAGCATCCCCCCCGAGGGTCCTCTGGTCCCCCTCTTGCACCGAGAGGAACACAGGCTGCTCTGAAGGCTGAGCAGGATCTGAAG GCGAAGCAGCGGGCCGAGGTTCTGCAGTCCACCCACAAGTTCttcgagcagcagcagcagcaacagcagctcaaGGCTCAAGTTAGCAAAGCTCCTCGGCTTGATCAGGGAGTGAAACCCGCCATCGACACTGTGGCTCCAAAccaccaaacaggaagtgagcgcCCAGATTCCGACAAACCTCCCATCTCTGCACCGAAACCCATACGAACCGGCCCCATCAAGCCACAGGCCATCAAAACTGAAGAGAGCAAGTAG